In a single window of the Candidatus Thermoplasmatota archaeon genome:
- a CDS encoding 50S ribosomal protein L35ae (the function of this ribosomal subunit is unknown) produces the protein MARITGFRGRDERKENHFAILDVGDAAGVEQLVGARVTWRTPTGRSLHGKIMGPHGQKRVLARFTKGLPGTAIGNLVELKTAAQAGGAAPAASATTASGKGKKKA, from the coding sequence ATGGCCCGCATCACCGGCTTCCGCGGCCGCGACGAGCGCAAGGAGAACCACTTTGCCATCCTCGACGTCGGCGACGCCGCGGGCGTGGAGCAGCTCGTGGGCGCCCGCGTCACGTGGCGCACTCCGACGGGCCGCTCGCTGCACGGCAAGATCATGGGCCCGCACGGGCAAAAGCGCGTGCTCGCGCGCTTCACGAAAGGTTTGCCCGGCACGGCGATCGGGAACCTCGTCGAGCTCAAGACGGCAGCGCAGGCTGGCGGCGCCGCGCCCGCCGCCTCCGCCACCACGGCATCGGGCAAGGGCAAGAAGAAAGCCTAG
- a CDS encoding GntG family PLP-dependent aldolase: MKDFVDLRSDTVTTPSRAMREAMRDAAVGNAAWGEDPTVRRLEEESAAAVGMEAALFVPSGTMANQVACRVWTSRRMNPEVILEAKSHIYLNESAGLAVVSGAQAVPIPGSRGAMDPAAVEAAIRTDYYLKPMTALVCVENTHNYAGGAVVPITNLRAVRDVAQRHGLPVHLDGARLFNAAAALGVDPARIAEHADSLMFCFSKGLGAPVGSVVCGSAEFVREAERARALLGGAMRQAGVIAAPALLALREGPRRLREDHENARRLAEGLARIDGLALDPQAVETNIVLFDVSALGMSAKAFCERMRAAGAGYSVTGPSQARAVTHVDVDRSDVEAAIALTAETVAAIRKST; the protein is encoded by the coding sequence GTGAAGGATTTCGTGGACCTTCGGTCGGACACGGTGACGACGCCCTCGCGCGCCATGCGCGAAGCCATGCGCGACGCGGCCGTCGGAAACGCCGCGTGGGGCGAGGATCCGACCGTGCGCCGGCTCGAGGAGGAGTCCGCCGCGGCGGTGGGCATGGAGGCTGCGCTGTTTGTTCCAAGCGGCACGATGGCAAACCAGGTCGCCTGCCGCGTGTGGACGAGCCGCCGCATGAACCCCGAGGTCATCCTCGAGGCGAAAAGCCACATCTACCTCAACGAGTCGGCGGGCCTTGCCGTCGTCTCGGGCGCGCAGGCCGTGCCGATCCCCGGATCGCGCGGCGCCATGGACCCTGCCGCGGTGGAGGCCGCGATCCGCACGGACTACTACCTCAAGCCCATGACCGCGCTCGTGTGCGTGGAGAACACGCACAACTACGCCGGCGGCGCCGTGGTCCCGATCACGAACCTCCGCGCGGTCCGCGACGTCGCGCAGCGGCACGGGCTTCCCGTCCATCTCGACGGTGCGCGGCTGTTCAACGCGGCCGCGGCGCTTGGCGTCGATCCCGCGCGCATCGCCGAGCACGCCGACAGTCTCATGTTCTGCTTCAGCAAGGGCCTGGGCGCGCCCGTGGGAAGCGTCGTGTGCGGAAGCGCCGAGTTCGTCCGGGAGGCCGAGCGTGCGCGCGCGCTTCTGGGCGGAGCCATGCGGCAGGCGGGCGTGATCGCCGCGCCGGCGCTCCTTGCGCTTCGGGAAGGGCCGCGGCGCCTTCGCGAGGACCACGAGAACGCGCGACGCCTTGCGGAGGGGCTTGCGCGCATCGACGGGCTTGCCCTCGACCCGCAGGCGGTGGAGACGAACATCGTCCTCTTCGACGTCTCCGCCTTGGGCATGTCGGCGAAGGCGTTCTGCGAGCGCATGCGGGCCGCCGGCGCGGGCTACAGCGTCACGGGGCCCAGCCAGGCGCGCGCGGTGACGCACGTGGACGTCGACCGGTCCGACGTGGAGGCGGCCATCGCCCTCACGGCCGAGACGGTCGCGGCGATCCGAAAATCGACCTAG
- a CDS encoding threonine/serine dehydratase, whose product MPDPRRLRVTLKDVEEARDRVEGVAFRTPLLPFAAAEGVHLKLESLQRLGSFKIRGAWNRMSRGTDRERERGFLTTSAGNHGQAVAWAARRLGGSCTVYVPEGAVARKVSAMEAMGARVIPLPHREIMEIMTDDRLERPDGPTYVHPFGDPFVVAGAGTVGLEIHEDLPEAATVLVPVGGGGLSLGIARALRELAPRARVYGVQAEGAAPLAASFASGKAERLHAAKTVADGIAASYVFDYMWPLLSESLAGCLAVSDAQILDAMRNVVRDARAVCEPAGAASVAAALANPQLPRPVVCVVSGGNADPALLREVVA is encoded by the coding sequence ATGCCCGATCCGCGTCGGCTCCGGGTCACGTTGAAGGACGTGGAGGAGGCCCGCGACCGAGTCGAGGGGGTGGCCTTCCGCACGCCGCTTCTTCCCTTCGCCGCTGCGGAGGGCGTGCATCTCAAATTGGAGTCGCTCCAGCGCCTGGGTAGCTTCAAGATCCGCGGCGCGTGGAACCGCATGTCGCGCGGGACGGACCGGGAACGCGAGCGCGGGTTCCTCACGACAAGCGCCGGCAACCACGGGCAGGCGGTCGCGTGGGCCGCCCGCCGCCTGGGAGGCTCGTGCACGGTGTACGTTCCCGAGGGCGCCGTGGCGCGCAAGGTCTCCGCAATGGAGGCCATGGGCGCACGCGTGATCCCCCTGCCGCACCGCGAGATCATGGAGATCATGACCGACGACCGGCTGGAGCGGCCCGACGGCCCGACCTACGTCCACCCGTTTGGCGACCCCTTCGTCGTGGCGGGCGCCGGCACCGTGGGGCTCGAGATCCACGAAGACCTGCCGGAGGCGGCGACCGTGCTCGTCCCGGTGGGCGGGGGCGGCCTATCGCTGGGCATCGCCCGGGCCCTGCGCGAGCTTGCTCCGCGGGCGCGCGTGTACGGCGTGCAGGCGGAGGGAGCGGCGCCGCTTGCCGCCTCGTTCGCCTCCGGCAAGGCCGAGCGGCTCCACGCCGCGAAGACCGTCGCGGACGGCATCGCGGCCAGCTACGTGTTCGACTACATGTGGCCGCTTCTCTCCGAGTCCCTCGCCGGCTGCCTTGCCGTGTCGGACGCGCAGATCCTCGACGCCATGCGGAACGTCGTGCGCGACGCGCGCGCCGTGTGCGAGCCGGCGGGGGCGGCGTCGGTCGCGGCCGCGCTTGCCAACCCGCAGCTGCCCCGTCCCGTCGTCTGCGTGGTGTCCGGCGGAAACGCGGATCCGGCGCTTCTTCGGGAGGTCGTGGCGTGA
- a CDS encoding ion transporter has protein sequence MAIADREIEIESAFARAVDTEEKEREVRELAGLAVRDVVLFLLAVASVALLVVDELGFVPPQHHATVVFVDLAIVIVFAAEFVWRMASEARKLRFVARNWFDVLGLFPLLLFEALQTLPQLALLRAFRLVRIARIVAVLSRAARAYNAIAGEKAAQRIFRKYRAALVEEITDRVALQLIAQMERNVVEARYPEAIGRALETRREDVRKVVLDSLERTAVLRPLARFAPSANLVERTADALTTIVADTLKSPEVNRIVAEAIAQVLANLKGELAKKDWKEGAAPAGPSLPI, from the coding sequence ATGGCGATCGCAGACCGGGAGATCGAGATCGAAAGCGCCTTCGCGCGCGCGGTGGACACCGAGGAGAAGGAACGCGAGGTCCGCGAGCTTGCCGGCCTTGCCGTGCGCGACGTCGTGCTCTTCCTCTTGGCCGTCGCAAGCGTCGCTCTCCTTGTCGTCGACGAACTCGGCTTCGTCCCGCCGCAGCACCACGCGACCGTCGTCTTCGTGGACCTTGCGATCGTGATCGTGTTTGCGGCCGAGTTCGTCTGGCGCATGGCGTCGGAGGCGCGCAAGCTCCGCTTCGTGGCCCGCAACTGGTTCGACGTCCTCGGTCTGTTCCCCCTCCTCCTGTTCGAGGCCCTCCAGACGCTGCCGCAGCTTGCGCTCCTTCGCGCCTTCCGCCTCGTCCGGATCGCGCGCATCGTGGCGGTACTCTCGCGCGCCGCGCGTGCGTACAACGCGATCGCCGGCGAGAAGGCCGCCCAGCGGATCTTCCGCAAATACCGCGCCGCGCTCGTCGAGGAGATCACCGACCGCGTGGCCCTGCAGCTCATCGCCCAGATGGAGAGGAACGTCGTCGAGGCCCGGTATCCCGAGGCGATCGGGCGGGCGCTCGAGACCCGCCGCGAGGACGTGCGGAAAGTCGTCCTCGACTCCCTGGAGCGGACGGCGGTGCTCCGTCCCCTCGCGCGCTTTGCGCCCTCGGCCAACCTCGTGGAGCGCACCGCCGACGCGCTCACGACGATTGTGGCCGATACCCTGAAGAGCCCCGAGGTCAACCGCATCGTGGCCGAGGCGATCGCGCAGGTCCTCGCGAACCTCAAGGGGGAGCTCGCCAAGAAGGACTGGAAGGAAGGCGCGGCCCCGGCGGGGCCTAGCTTGCCGATTTGA
- a CDS encoding haloacid dehalogenase-like hydrolase has translation MTLKAVFVDMDNTLLVGRTVLAIARETGLGEERMRAELASRGREDRCRFVASLLRGWPVARVAACATGFPFDPGARAFVELLSPRLALYVVSDSFSQAVRAVSQALSIPRWIANPLEERGGACTGRVLDWRAESGVEAQSPVVHKREALLSVARTLGLRPEQFAVVGDGVPDAEAMEVAGLGVAIRPMDGVAERADLIVSDLEEAARAILKSAS, from the coding sequence ATGACGCTGAAGGCCGTCTTCGTCGACATGGACAACACGCTTCTCGTCGGCCGCACCGTGCTCGCCATCGCGCGCGAAACCGGTCTTGGCGAGGAGCGGATGCGCGCGGAGCTTGCCTCGCGGGGGCGCGAAGACCGCTGCCGATTCGTGGCCTCGCTCCTTCGCGGGTGGCCGGTCGCACGCGTCGCGGCGTGCGCGACCGGGTTTCCCTTCGATCCGGGCGCGCGGGCCTTCGTCGAGCTGCTCTCGCCCCGGCTGGCGCTGTACGTCGTGAGCGATTCTTTCTCGCAGGCGGTGCGGGCCGTGAGCCAGGCGCTTTCGATCCCGCGCTGGATCGCAAACCCGCTTGAGGAGCGGGGGGGCGCGTGCACGGGCCGCGTGCTCGACTGGCGCGCGGAGTCGGGCGTGGAAGCGCAAAGCCCCGTCGTGCACAAGCGCGAGGCGCTGCTGTCGGTCGCGCGGACGCTTGGCTTGCGCCCGGAGCAGTTTGCCGTCGTGGGCGATGGCGTTCCCGACGCGGAGGCCATGGAGGTGGCCGGGCTTGGCGTCGCCATCCGCCCGATGGACGGCGTGGCCGAGCGGGCGGACCTCATCGTTTCGGATCTCGAGGAGGCCGCGCGCGCGATCCTCAAATCGGCAAGCTAG